One window of the Runella slithyformis DSM 19594 genome contains the following:
- a CDS encoding BamA/TamA family outer membrane protein, producing the protein MVPQKFLPRMSGAFLRTILLCGLLVQTAFAQQKRLSILPFPAVYYSPETRWAYGAALTATFRFKNDSVHARPSQMSVGIVFTQEKQSLYYLPFRLFLKNAGYYLNGELGFYKYNYYYFGIGNQPVPKELFGVDFPRIRLNFFKKIYPHLYVGVRYQYEDYRITQTTPNGEFANGRVPGTPRSLTSGVGAGIFYDTRDVVFFPSKGIVADIAFFNNAPFWGANVLFNRLSADVSGYVSPRQKMVLAGNIFSSFTWGNAPFNMLSELGGGKLMRGYYQGRLRDDNALLAQGEVRFDLFKRLGGVVFGSTAVLGNQKDILRWRAPAFACGTGIRFTANRRDHLNIRFDYAIGHDGGNFYFTVGEAF; encoded by the coding sequence TTGGTACCCCAAAAATTCCTGCCGCGCATGTCCGGCGCTTTCCTGAGAACCATCCTGCTTTGCGGCCTGCTCGTTCAAACGGCTTTTGCTCAGCAAAAAAGGCTAAGCATCCTGCCTTTTCCGGCAGTATATTATTCTCCCGAAACCCGCTGGGCCTACGGTGCCGCCCTAACCGCTACCTTTCGCTTCAAAAACGATTCCGTCCATGCCCGCCCTTCCCAGATGAGTGTCGGTATCGTATTCACACAGGAGAAACAATCTCTTTACTATTTACCGTTCCGGTTGTTTCTCAAAAATGCCGGGTATTATCTAAACGGCGAACTGGGGTTCTATAAGTACAACTACTATTACTTCGGGATTGGCAACCAACCCGTTCCCAAAGAGCTTTTTGGGGTTGACTTCCCTCGGATAAGGCTCAATTTTTTCAAAAAAATCTATCCTCATTTGTACGTCGGGGTTCGTTATCAATACGAAGATTACCGCATTACTCAAACGACCCCCAACGGCGAATTTGCCAACGGCCGCGTACCGGGCACGCCGCGCAGCCTCACATCGGGTGTCGGAGCAGGGATTTTTTACGATACCCGAGACGTGGTTTTCTTTCCTTCCAAAGGGATCGTAGCCGACATAGCTTTTTTCAACAATGCTCCTTTCTGGGGAGCCAATGTTCTTTTTAATCGTTTGTCGGCAGATGTATCCGGCTATGTATCCCCGCGTCAAAAAATGGTTTTGGCAGGCAACATTTTCAGCAGTTTTACCTGGGGCAACGCTCCTTTTAACATGTTGTCGGAGTTGGGCGGCGGCAAACTCATGCGCGGGTATTACCAAGGCAGGCTGAGAGACGACAACGCACTGTTGGCCCAGGGGGAAGTCCGTTTTGATCTTTTTAAGCGGTTGGGAGGCGTGGTGTTTGGTTCAACGGCGGTTTTAGGAAACCAAAAAGACATTCTCAGATGGCGAGCTCCCGCCTTTGCCTGCGGGACCGGAATTCGTTTTACAGCCAATCGCCGCGACCATCTCAACATCCGGTTTGATTATGCCATTGGGCACGACGGCGGTAATTTTTATTTTACCGTCGGTGAAGCATTTTAA
- a CDS encoding aminodeoxychorismate synthase component I — MIPILTASEAILQMNAYGSARVPFLFIIDFSARYPVVLRLDELKADEVLYDFNGATNATKANELFHTPVQFGKNALSFEEYLPKFDYVVHQLKRGNSFLVNLSVCTKITTDLDLQTIFNRTKAKYRLWWRDRFVCFSPEIFVQVRGNRMASFPMKGTIDADLPLAKERILADVKEAAEHATIVDLIRNDLSMVAQKVWVERYRFIEAIATNQKTLLQVSSEIAGLLPDDWRETVGTWLFKLLPAGSVSGAPKPSTLAIIQQAEGYERGYYTGVAGIFDGENLDSGVLIRFIENSNGQLFFKSGGGITARSEARSEYREIIDKVYLPLAHEFNPVH, encoded by the coding sequence ATGATACCCATCCTCACCGCATCGGAAGCAATTCTTCAAATGAATGCGTATGGAAGTGCGCGTGTTCCGTTTTTGTTTATCATTGACTTTTCGGCGCGATATCCCGTTGTGTTACGTTTGGACGAGCTCAAGGCCGACGAGGTATTGTACGATTTTAACGGTGCCACCAATGCAACTAAGGCCAATGAACTTTTTCATACCCCCGTTCAATTCGGGAAAAACGCCCTGTCTTTTGAGGAGTATCTCCCAAAATTTGATTATGTAGTACATCAACTGAAACGCGGAAATTCGTTTTTGGTCAACCTGTCAGTATGTACGAAAATAACGACGGATTTGGATTTACAAACCATTTTTAATCGCACTAAAGCCAAATATCGCCTGTGGTGGCGCGACCGATTTGTGTGTTTTTCGCCCGAAATATTTGTGCAGGTACGGGGAAATCGCATGGCGTCGTTTCCCATGAAGGGCACCATTGACGCCGATTTGCCTTTGGCCAAAGAGCGCATACTGGCCGATGTCAAAGAAGCGGCCGAGCATGCCACGATCGTGGATCTGATTCGGAATGACCTGAGTATGGTGGCCCAAAAAGTATGGGTAGAACGTTACCGATTCATTGAGGCGATTGCTACCAACCAAAAAACATTGTTGCAGGTAAGTTCCGAAATAGCAGGTTTACTCCCTGACGATTGGCGGGAAACAGTAGGCACGTGGTTATTCAAACTTTTGCCGGCAGGCTCGGTCAGCGGTGCTCCCAAGCCAAGCACGCTTGCCATCATCCAACAGGCAGAAGGCTATGAAAGAGGCTATTATACGGGAGTGGCGGGAATTTTTGACGGAGAGAATCTGGATAGCGGCGTTTTGATTCGGTTTATCGAAAACAGTAACGGCCAACTTTTTTTTAAAAGCGGCGGTGGAATTACCGCCCGCAGCGAAGCCCGATCGGAATACCGTGAAATAATTGATAAAGTATATTTACCCTTAGCCCATGAGTTCAATCCTGTGCATTGA
- the priA gene encoding replication restart helicase PriA, translated as MLTAENDDFGLEEITLFADLILPVPVRQLFTYRVPRVFNSAIKNGARVVVPFGKNRVVTGVVAHIHTTPPSRYQAKYIGELLDDEPLVTPYQIALFNWIADYYLCSVGEVLNVALPSGLKITSQSKIQYNPDFDYFDLLTEEETALLEEIKKYQSLTYEEVGKRVGDQNINHVIKSLIGKRAVILYEEVREKYKPKIQKKVKLTGRYETRENLMELIGQLDKMPKQQEVVMRYMSQVPLQNDPYANRAGLEKSYFTQNEDISDSALSTLIKKGVFEEFEVTVSRFAEVKPDFTAGINIKLTTAQQRAFDEIINLFQEKDTVLLHGVTGSGKTEVYIHLAQQVLESGSQVLFLLPEIALTTQIVVRLKKVFGDKLGIYHSKFSDNERVEVWKGVVSGQYQLVVGVRSAIFLPFDALGLIIVDEEHESSYKQYDPAPRYHARDVSIVAAQHQHAKVLLGSATPALESYYQALNGRYGLVKLTERFGKASMPEFVLIDTKQERKTKKMKYEFSSVLVEELRETLARNEQSIIFQNRRGYSSYLQCEECGWIGECENCAVSLTYHQKDAELRCHYCGHKEEVPKLCPGCGSTKVRTVGFGTEKLEDQLKIFFPTARVARMDLDTTRAKNAYKEMIEDIEQGNVDILVGTQMISKGLDFENVSMVGIFDADRMIHFPDLRSTERAFQLITQVSGRAGRRADRKGRVLIQTGNTNQKILQKIIANDYEGMYTEEIAEREQFRYPPFTRLIKLTVKHLEQDMARRAAEKLTHLLMEKMGEDRVLGPQPPLVERIRNRFLFDILIKLEREKVNFKAAKTFILEKVTDILTDKTLKGADVTIDVDCL; from the coding sequence GTGTTAACTGCAGAAAACGACGATTTTGGTTTAGAAGAAATAACCCTGTTTGCGGATTTAATTTTGCCGGTTCCCGTCAGGCAGTTGTTTACATACCGCGTACCGCGGGTGTTTAACTCTGCCATCAAAAATGGTGCCAGAGTGGTCGTTCCTTTTGGTAAAAACCGTGTTGTAACGGGTGTAGTGGCACATATTCATACCACGCCTCCTTCTCGATATCAAGCCAAATACATCGGCGAACTGCTGGACGATGAGCCCTTGGTAACCCCCTATCAAATTGCTCTTTTTAACTGGATCGCCGACTATTATCTGTGCAGTGTAGGGGAGGTGCTGAACGTCGCCTTGCCGTCGGGCCTGAAGATCACCAGCCAATCCAAGATTCAATACAATCCTGACTTCGATTATTTTGATCTTTTGACCGAAGAGGAAACTGCCCTGCTGGAAGAAATCAAAAAATACCAGTCGCTGACGTACGAAGAGGTCGGAAAGCGAGTCGGGGATCAGAACATTAATCATGTCATTAAATCGTTGATCGGCAAGCGGGCGGTAATTCTGTATGAAGAAGTCCGTGAAAAATACAAACCCAAAATTCAGAAAAAAGTAAAACTCACGGGACGCTACGAAACCCGCGAAAATCTGATGGAGTTGATCGGTCAACTTGATAAAATGCCTAAGCAGCAGGAAGTGGTCATGCGGTACATGAGTCAGGTGCCGCTGCAAAATGACCCTTACGCCAACCGTGCCGGCTTGGAAAAAAGTTATTTTACCCAAAATGAAGACATTTCCGACTCCGCCTTGAGTACCCTCATTAAGAAAGGTGTTTTTGAAGAATTTGAGGTAACGGTGTCTCGATTTGCCGAAGTAAAACCCGACTTTACCGCAGGAATTAATATCAAACTGACCACTGCGCAGCAACGCGCGTTTGACGAAATTATCAATTTATTTCAGGAAAAAGATACGGTATTGCTGCACGGAGTCACCGGCAGCGGTAAAACGGAAGTATATATTCATCTGGCCCAGCAGGTACTGGAAAGCGGCTCTCAGGTACTATTCCTACTTCCCGAAATTGCTCTTACGACCCAAATCGTGGTTCGTTTGAAAAAAGTCTTCGGTGACAAGCTCGGTATTTATCACTCTAAATTTTCTGACAATGAGCGGGTAGAGGTTTGGAAAGGGGTCGTTTCGGGTCAATATCAGTTGGTGGTGGGCGTGCGATCGGCTATTTTTCTGCCATTCGATGCCCTTGGATTGATCATTGTCGATGAAGAGCACGAAAGCTCTTATAAACAATACGACCCTGCCCCTCGCTACCACGCGCGCGATGTGTCGATTGTGGCAGCGCAGCACCAGCACGCCAAAGTATTACTGGGCTCAGCCACGCCGGCGCTGGAGTCCTACTATCAGGCCCTGAACGGTCGCTACGGACTGGTGAAACTGACGGAGCGTTTCGGCAAAGCCAGTATGCCGGAGTTTGTGTTGATCGATACCAAACAGGAGCGTAAAACCAAGAAGATGAAGTATGAGTTTTCGTCGGTTTTGGTGGAAGAGCTGCGTGAAACATTGGCCCGGAATGAACAAAGCATCATCTTTCAAAACCGTCGCGGTTATTCTTCGTACTTACAATGTGAAGAATGCGGATGGATCGGCGAGTGTGAAAACTGTGCCGTAAGCCTGACCTATCACCAAAAAGACGCAGAGCTGCGGTGCCATTATTGCGGACATAAAGAAGAGGTGCCGAAGCTTTGTCCCGGGTGCGGTTCTACCAAAGTACGAACCGTCGGATTTGGCACCGAAAAGCTGGAAGACCAACTCAAGATATTCTTCCCAACGGCCCGGGTGGCACGGATGGATCTGGATACAACCCGCGCCAAGAATGCTTATAAAGAAATGATCGAAGACATTGAGCAGGGGAATGTAGATATCCTGGTCGGGACGCAGATGATCAGCAAAGGGCTTGATTTTGAAAATGTAAGTATGGTCGGCATCTTTGATGCCGACCGCATGATTCATTTTCCCGATTTGCGCTCAACGGAAAGGGCGTTTCAGCTCATTACCCAAGTCAGCGGTAGGGCAGGACGCCGTGCCGACCGAAAAGGACGGGTATTGATCCAGACCGGAAATACAAATCAAAAGATTTTACAAAAAATTATTGCGAACGATTATGAAGGAATGTACACGGAAGAAATTGCCGAACGGGAGCAATTTAGATACCCCCCGTTCACGAGGCTTATAAAATTGACAGTCAAACACTTAGAGCAGGATATGGCTCGCCGGGCGGCCGAGAAATTAACCCATTTATTGATGGAGAAAATGGGGGAAGACCGGGTGCTCGGACCGCAGCCTCCGCTGGTCGAACGCATCCGAAATCGGTTTTTGTTTGACATTCTTATAAAACTCGAGCGCGAAAAAGTTAATTTTAAGGCCGCAAAGACTTTTATCCTCGAAAAAGTGACGGATATTCTGACCGATAAAACATTAAAAGGGGCTGATGTAACCATTGATGTAGATTGCCTCTAA
- the pyk gene encoding pyruvate kinase, giving the protein MINKKTKIVATVGPASETSELLYSLVQAGVNVFRLNFSHGSHADHLERIQKIRHNNAAYGLSVGILQDLQGPKIRIGNVENKEGVKIVAGQKLVFTNDDIIGTSERVSTPYKGMYQDVKMGERILMDDGKLEVKVVGIEGTDVVTEVVYDGILKSKKGVNLPNTKVSMPSVTEKDYEDLDFGLANDVDWIALSFVRYASDIQEVKDYIKAKGKSIRVVAKIEKPEAIANIDAIIEATDAIMVARGDLGVELPAEEVPMIQKMIVEKCNRAAKPVIVATQMLESMIDAPRPTRAEINDIANSVLDGADAVMLSAETASGKYPIEAVTSMAQTIRQVEQTEAKKKADDTEIYFKYHAAVNDNPGPNVLNDNVVMSACRLARDSRAKAIIGVTRSGYTGIRLSHHRPEADLYVFTPSRSLMCALSLYWGVKSVYYDREDLSTDELIDDIKRILIEKEALHTGDIFVNTLSMPVSKHRKTNAVKLSIVD; this is encoded by the coding sequence ATGATTAATAAAAAGACCAAGATTGTTGCCACCGTAGGCCCTGCTTCAGAAACATCCGAACTTCTGTATTCGCTTGTGCAGGCAGGGGTGAATGTATTCCGATTGAATTTTTCGCACGGCTCACATGCCGATCACTTGGAGCGGATTCAGAAAATCCGCCACAATAATGCCGCTTACGGTCTCAGCGTTGGAATTTTGCAGGATTTACAGGGGCCAAAGATTCGCATCGGAAACGTGGAAAACAAGGAAGGTGTAAAAATCGTAGCCGGCCAGAAATTAGTATTTACCAACGACGATATTATCGGAACTTCCGAGCGGGTAAGTACCCCTTACAAAGGGATGTACCAGGACGTAAAAATGGGCGAACGTATCCTGATGGACGACGGTAAGCTGGAAGTAAAAGTAGTAGGGATCGAAGGCACTGATGTAGTGACTGAAGTGGTGTACGACGGTATCCTGAAGTCGAAGAAGGGCGTTAACCTGCCCAATACCAAAGTATCGATGCCTTCGGTGACGGAAAAAGATTACGAAGACCTCGACTTCGGCCTTGCAAACGATGTCGATTGGATCGCGTTATCTTTTGTACGCTACGCCTCAGATATTCAGGAAGTGAAAGATTACATCAAGGCCAAAGGAAAGAGCATTCGGGTCGTGGCCAAAATTGAAAAACCGGAAGCCATCGCAAATATTGACGCCATTATTGAGGCCACTGATGCCATTATGGTGGCGCGCGGCGACTTGGGGGTAGAATTGCCCGCCGAAGAAGTTCCGATGATTCAGAAAATGATCGTGGAAAAATGCAATCGTGCGGCCAAGCCGGTGATCGTTGCCACCCAGATGCTCGAAAGCATGATCGATGCTCCCCGGCCTACCCGCGCAGAGATCAATGATATTGCCAACTCCGTCTTGGATGGTGCTGATGCCGTAATGCTCAGCGCAGAAACCGCTTCGGGTAAATACCCCATTGAGGCCGTTACGAGTATGGCACAGACGATTCGCCAGGTAGAGCAAACTGAGGCAAAGAAAAAAGCCGATGATACCGAGATCTATTTCAAATACCATGCCGCAGTCAATGATAATCCGGGGCCTAATGTGCTGAATGATAACGTAGTGATGAGTGCCTGCCGTCTGGCGCGTGATAGCCGCGCAAAGGCAATCATTGGTGTCACACGTTCGGGATATACCGGTATTCGTTTATCACACCACCGCCCGGAGGCTGATCTGTACGTCTTTACGCCCAGTCGCTCGCTGATGTGTGCCCTTTCGTTGTATTGGGGTGTAAAGTCAGTGTATTATGATCGCGAAGACCTTTCGACAGATGAATTAATTGACGATATCAAACGGATTCTAATCGAAAAAGAAGCGCTTCATACCGGAGATATTTTCGTCAATACGCTCAGTATGCCGGTCAGTAAGCACCGTAAAACCAACGCCGTAAAATTGAGTATTGTCGACTAG
- a CDS encoding SdrD B-like domain-containing protein, with protein MSLILQRVCFKSGPFKLLFALLLCIFGRLASHAQVSGKVFYDFDANGIQTSAGPIEVGSPNIGVRIFVDGSTQPLITQTDFEGHYAFSAQQVPAGSKARVEFFNLPETFFVSFAGPQNGTEVQFVQAPAANVNLAILNDDEFCRSGSDVKIVTACYAMGDPLKPGSAGEDPALVLFDYTASGEAGTSSGPAMEKLATASEIGSTWIASYQRSSNTLLIGAITRRHVGLGPLGTGGFYSVNLVTKAVSNFLDVKTIGINTGPDPHIDPVSGLNILPADKLARSRDSLAFHAAAKVGIGGAQLSPYQDTLFMINLYDKKLYSFKIQKPLIAPANAAEAQIKTYQIPHPGCSNNDFAPWALKYYRGKLYVGVVCTAETSQKKSDMKAAIYEFSTKTHTFRNIFEFSLNYPRGPIDATQGCDSITTWMPWTNVFPKQCNYPNGSPDPMAAFAVYPQPILSDLEFDDDGSLIIGFMDRLGLQTGQNQPGIAVNDTLNYFGFMSGDMVRAQYNANGTYTLENNGQSGSLQGCGVNTDSGPGGGEFFCEDYWISGQDQVGHAEITNGGMFKISGVPEVLVSAMDPVHKVYLSTGFIAFDTKTGKRNRSFSVYSLSPGSLGKSGGVGDLAGICEPGPLEVGNRVWIDKNRNGIQDPNEVGPDGLILTLHDMGNNGAVVGKDTTANGGQYYFNDRNVSGKLKRNHPYEVRLQTNQMVNSAVYQPSSGSAAASFVLKDSLTVTKSDTSSANALRNSDARYNSDSTQIVISFSTGDNTQNDHSEDIGLMAAIYPASVGDYAWYDLNRNGIQDLRKDPLGNILGPELPVKGVVMELRTSGSQFVKSDTTGADGKYHIGNIAPDRYYIKFNPASYPAPDFTVTDQNKGANDSLDNDIERSSYRSADFNLVSGQQDTRWDIGFFRTPTSEISDPCGCDSTILYLPGNDDFTKYVYREKVTVKATPGGKWMLIPQHIKNNITTYGLYEDDGEGYVDPIDLTKKQYFLTEVPDSLGVYEFKFAHKSADGYALAVTDGVDTLSIGAVCDEVKEHFDIRLDTLCAGADKLQLQRIFPNGLATYYLIDTTTFVFRDGFNEFTLIEKAVKRGAITELDPKNYTPNSTISLYMKWEPNQVPGQKRACQKSMILNVKISNNGDCTPPNDLELTKALVGDCRRQVGDEVLFKLIIKNNTSNLLASADSVYVKDIMPANFNFVKYVSTQGQYNTQTKQWGPLRLAAGQTDTLTLTLKINNTGGFIGGTICNEAEIVAMSKKSGHDTDSAPNNGIHTEDDYGIACVSVPLKICPDRKDTVVISAPAGYTRYQWFKNGVKIDGAAGQTLEVRSAGSYSVEVGDGLCPTKNCCPSIIEEECICPPEICMPFTTKKIKKK; from the coding sequence ATGAGCTTAATTTTACAGCGGGTTTGCTTTAAAAGCGGGCCTTTCAAACTTTTATTTGCCCTGCTTTTATGTATCTTCGGCCGTTTAGCCTCTCATGCACAAGTGAGTGGCAAAGTATTTTATGACTTTGACGCTAATGGTATTCAAACCTCTGCCGGACCCATTGAAGTAGGTTCTCCAAACATTGGGGTACGCATCTTTGTAGACGGCAGTACTCAGCCCCTCATCACTCAAACTGATTTCGAAGGTCATTATGCATTTTCTGCCCAACAGGTCCCGGCCGGCTCAAAAGCCCGTGTAGAATTCTTTAATTTACCCGAAACCTTCTTTGTTAGCTTTGCCGGGCCGCAGAACGGAACTGAAGTCCAATTTGTTCAAGCCCCCGCAGCCAATGTAAACCTCGCTATTTTAAATGATGACGAATTTTGCCGTTCAGGGAGTGATGTCAAAATAGTTACGGCCTGCTATGCTATGGGCGATCCGCTCAAACCCGGAAGCGCCGGAGAAGACCCCGCGCTTGTATTATTTGACTATACTGCCAGTGGAGAGGCCGGGACTTCATCAGGCCCTGCTATGGAAAAACTGGCAACGGCAAGCGAGATTGGATCCACTTGGATAGCTTCTTATCAACGTTCCTCCAATACCCTCCTTATCGGAGCAATCACCCGCCGGCATGTCGGCCTTGGGCCGCTGGGTACCGGTGGTTTTTATTCCGTCAATCTTGTAACCAAGGCGGTATCAAATTTCTTAGATGTTAAAACGATCGGTATAAATACCGGTCCGGACCCCCATATTGACCCCGTCTCAGGCCTGAATATTCTTCCTGCCGACAAGCTGGCCCGCAGCCGTGACTCATTGGCATTTCATGCAGCAGCTAAAGTAGGAATAGGAGGAGCTCAATTATCCCCCTATCAGGATACCCTGTTTATGATTAACCTATACGATAAAAAACTGTACAGTTTCAAGATTCAAAAACCATTGATAGCGCCCGCCAATGCGGCAGAAGCCCAAATAAAAACGTACCAAATCCCACATCCCGGATGCTCCAATAATGATTTTGCCCCTTGGGCATTGAAATATTATCGCGGCAAACTTTACGTAGGCGTGGTATGTACGGCAGAAACATCGCAAAAGAAAAGCGATATGAAAGCCGCCATTTATGAATTCAGCACAAAAACGCACACCTTCAGGAATATCTTTGAATTCAGCCTGAATTACCCCCGCGGCCCCATTGATGCCACTCAAGGCTGTGATTCTATCACTACATGGATGCCCTGGACCAATGTTTTTCCTAAGCAGTGCAATTATCCAAATGGTTCACCTGATCCTATGGCAGCCTTTGCCGTATATCCTCAGCCCATTTTATCCGATCTGGAATTTGATGATGACGGCTCTCTGATCATTGGCTTTATGGACCGACTCGGTTTGCAAACCGGCCAAAATCAACCCGGTATTGCCGTCAATGATACCCTCAACTATTTTGGGTTTATGAGCGGTGATATGGTACGGGCGCAGTACAATGCAAACGGAACCTACACCCTTGAAAACAATGGTCAGTCGGGGAGTTTGCAGGGGTGCGGAGTAAACACTGATTCAGGCCCGGGCGGAGGCGAGTTCTTCTGTGAAGATTACTGGATCAGCGGTCAGGATCAAGTAGGCCACGCCGAGATCACCAATGGGGGAATGTTTAAGATATCCGGTGTACCGGAAGTGCTGGTTTCTGCCATGGATCCCGTACATAAAGTGTATCTATCGACCGGATTTATTGCTTTTGACACTAAAACGGGTAAGCGTAATCGGAGCTTTTCCGTGTATTCTCTCAGCCCCGGATCATTGGGTAAATCGGGCGGTGTGGGTGATCTGGCGGGAATTTGTGAACCCGGGCCCCTTGAAGTCGGTAACAGAGTATGGATTGATAAAAACAGAAACGGCATCCAGGACCCGAATGAAGTAGGACCGGATGGACTCATTCTGACATTACACGATATGGGCAATAACGGAGCAGTCGTCGGAAAGGACACCACTGCCAACGGAGGTCAATACTACTTTAATGATCGCAATGTATCGGGAAAGTTGAAAAGAAACCACCCGTATGAGGTTCGTTTGCAAACTAACCAAATGGTGAATTCTGCGGTGTACCAACCTTCTTCAGGGAGCGCCGCCGCCTCATTTGTTTTAAAAGACTCATTAACGGTAACAAAATCAGATACTTCTTCCGCTAATGCACTCAGAAATTCAGATGCACGTTATAATTCGGATTCTACCCAAATCGTCATTTCATTCTCAACGGGAGATAATACTCAAAACGATCACAGCGAAGACATTGGCCTGATGGCGGCTATCTATCCTGCCTCAGTGGGAGATTATGCCTGGTATGACCTAAACCGAAATGGCATTCAAGACCTTAGAAAAGACCCGTTGGGTAACATCTTAGGACCCGAATTGCCTGTAAAAGGAGTGGTAATGGAACTTCGTACTTCCGGCAGTCAATTTGTAAAATCGGATACAACCGGTGCTGACGGAAAATACCATATCGGCAATATAGCGCCGGACCGGTACTATATAAAATTTAATCCTGCCTCCTATCCTGCCCCTGATTTCACAGTAACCGATCAAAACAAAGGCGCTAACGATTCGCTCGACAATGACATTGAACGCAGCTCCTACAGATCCGCTGACTTTAACCTTGTATCGGGTCAACAGGACACCCGTTGGGATATAGGCTTTTTCAGAACACCTACGTCCGAGATCTCAGACCCCTGCGGCTGCGACTCCACTATCCTCTATCTGCCCGGTAATGATGATTTTACGAAATACGTCTATCGCGAAAAAGTCACAGTCAAAGCTACCCCCGGCGGGAAATGGATGCTCATTCCGCAGCACATCAAAAACAACATTACCACCTACGGACTCTATGAGGATGACGGTGAAGGATATGTAGACCCCATAGACCTGACTAAAAAACAGTACTTTCTTACGGAAGTCCCCGACTCTTTGGGTGTGTACGAGTTTAAATTTGCCCACAAATCGGCCGACGGCTATGCATTGGCTGTCACGGATGGCGTGGATACGTTGAGTATCGGTGCGGTTTGTGATGAAGTAAAAGAACACTTTGATATTCGTTTGGATACGCTTTGTGCCGGTGCCGATAAACTCCAGCTGCAAAGAATCTTCCCCAACGGATTGGCTACCTACTACTTGATTGACACCACGACGTTTGTATTCAGAGATGGATTCAATGAGTTTACGCTGATAGAAAAAGCCGTTAAGCGCGGGGCCATTACCGAGCTGGACCCTAAAAATTATACCCCCAATTCGACCATTAGCCTGTATATGAAATGGGAGCCTAATCAGGTGCCGGGCCAAAAAAGAGCCTGTCAGAAGTCGATGATATTGAATGTTAAGATCAGCAATAACGGCGATTGTACCCCTCCCAATGACCTTGAACTTACCAAAGCCCTCGTGGGAGACTGTCGACGTCAGGTGGGAGATGAAGTGCTGTTCAAGCTCATCATTAAAAATAATACTTCCAATCTGTTGGCCTCCGCTGACAGCGTCTATGTGAAAGATATCATGCCGGCAAATTTTAACTTTGTAAAATATGTCTCCACCCAAGGCCAATACAACACCCAAACAAAGCAGTGGGGGCCGTTAAGGTTGGCCGCAGGCCAAACTGATACCCTTACGCTGACGCTTAAAATAAATAATACCGGCGGGTTTATCGGCGGTACGATCTGTAACGAAGCGGAAATCGTAGCAATGAGTAAAAAGAGCGGCCATGATACGGATTCTGCGCCCAATAACGGTATACACACCGAAGATGATTACGGCATTGCCTGTGTGAGTGTACCGTTGAAAATTTGCCCCGACCGAAAAGATACGGTCGTTATTTCAGCCCCCGCCGGATATACCCGATATCAGTGGTTTAAAAATGGGGTCAAAATAGATGGTGCTGCCGGCCAAACGCTTGAAGTGAGATCCGCCGGCTCTTATTCCGTAGAAGTGGGTGACGGTCTTTGTCCAACCAAGAACTGCTGCCCTTCCATTATAGAAGAAGAGTGTATCTGTCCGCCGGAGATTTGCATGCCGTTTACCACTAAAAAGATAAAAAAGAAGTAA
- a CDS encoding aminotransferase class IV family protein encodes MSSILCIETICLKDGQLVNLNYHNERLNRTRSAYFGETEKWDLNALIVLPSELNQGLYKCRLTYGEVVEKVEFEPYRPRPVGSLRLVEDDGIVYDFKFKDRTELQQLFEKRGEADDVLIVKKGLITDTSYANIVFWDGEQWVTPAAPLLQGTKRAQLLKEGMIVEQKIRAQDVPKYSHARLINALLDFETTPDIPVEDIR; translated from the coding sequence ATGAGTTCAATCCTGTGCATTGAAACGATTTGCCTGAAGGACGGGCAATTAGTAAACCTGAACTATCACAATGAACGGCTCAATCGTACCCGGTCGGCGTATTTCGGTGAAACGGAAAAATGGGATTTGAATGCGTTGATCGTACTTCCGTCGGAGTTGAACCAAGGTCTTTACAAATGCCGGCTCACGTACGGGGAAGTTGTTGAGAAGGTAGAATTTGAGCCCTACCGGCCTCGGCCTGTCGGCAGTCTCCGCTTGGTGGAAGATGATGGGATCGTCTATGATTTTAAATTCAAAGACCGTACGGAACTCCAACAGCTTTTTGAAAAGAGAGGAGAAGCCGATGATGTGCTGATTGTGAAAAAGGGCCTGATCACGGATACTTCGTATGCGAATATAGTATTTTGGGACGGGGAACAGTGGGTTACGCCTGCTGCGCCCCTGTTGCAGGGTACCAAACGCGCTCAATTATTAAAAGAGGGAATGATTGTCGAACAAAAAATTCGGGCGCAGGATGTACCGAAGTATTCCCACGCCCGACTCATTAATGCACTATTGGATTTTGAGACAACCCCTGATATCCCCGTTGAGGATATTCGGTAA